One genomic region from Pseudoduganella dura encodes:
- a CDS encoding ABC transporter permease, which produces MKTLKTSLPIRASVAILALVSLAALLAPVLYAGDPFDMTAQPYLWPGQDWAHPLGSDLMGRDIAAGVFHGARVSLLVGISAACLTLLIGVSLGTVAGYFGGWIDNVLMRVTDFFQIVPRVLLVMVLVAILQPTLWVVVLALGATSWTHPARVVRSQVLGLRNREYVQAGLAAGMSHTRIILRHILPNALTPILVSVSVVVAGCILAESWLAFLGLGDPNAISWGAMIGTGREAMRTGWYMIAIPGVAVMVTVWSLNVLGDSLNQYFNPKLRD; this is translated from the coding sequence ATGAAAACCTTGAAGACTTCGCTCCCGATCCGCGCCAGCGTGGCGATCCTCGCCCTCGTGAGCCTGGCCGCGCTCCTTGCGCCCGTCCTCTATGCCGGCGACCCGTTCGACATGACGGCGCAGCCGTACCTGTGGCCCGGCCAGGACTGGGCCCATCCGCTCGGCTCCGACCTGATGGGCCGCGACATCGCCGCCGGTGTGTTCCACGGCGCCCGCGTGTCGCTGCTCGTCGGCATCAGCGCGGCATGCCTGACCCTGCTGATCGGCGTGTCGCTGGGCACGGTGGCCGGCTATTTCGGCGGCTGGATCGACAACGTGCTGATGCGCGTGACCGATTTCTTCCAGATCGTGCCGCGCGTGCTGCTGGTGATGGTGCTGGTCGCCATCCTGCAACCCACGCTGTGGGTGGTGGTGCTGGCGCTCGGCGCCACGTCGTGGACGCATCCGGCCCGCGTGGTCCGCTCCCAGGTGCTGGGCCTGCGCAACCGCGAATACGTACAGGCCGGGCTGGCGGCCGGCATGAGCCACACCCGCATCATCCTGCGCCACATCCTGCCCAATGCGCTGACGCCGATCCTGGTCAGCGTCTCGGTCGTGGTGGCCGGCTGCATCCTGGCCGAATCCTGGCTCGCGTTCCTCGGGCTGGGCGACCCGAACGCGATCAGCTGGGGCGCCATGATCGGCACCGGGCGCGAGGCGATGCGCACCGGCTGGTACATGATCGCGATTCCCGGCGTGGCCGTGATGGTCACCGTGTGGTCGCTCAACGTGCTGGGCGATTCGCTGAACCAGTATTTCAACCCGAAGCTTCGAGACTGA
- a CDS encoding SfnB family sulfur acquisition oxidoreductase produces MSTASGKPAGKPDGRSAAQSAVQSAVPSPVTPIGQGRVHVIGDDAEALAVAAALAAEFAPGAALRDRERRLPVAELRQLRQSGLWGITVPREYGGAGVSYATLAKVFALLSAADGSIGQIPQNHYFILEIIRHEGSEAQKRFFFERVLAGDHFGNALVEPEVRKPEDRKVSLSRDGEGYRVDVRKYYSTGALFADWVPVAVADAEKHHFLAIYPRNAEGLRIVDDWASFGQRTTASGTVIVDNAYLKPEWLVPHTINADHVKPVGPAGQIMHAAIDTGIARAAFEATIAFIRRRNPKQDDDAVWEEDQLSIRDIGDLAVALHGTEALLERAGHAIDRAYATNLADDWTRAAVAVSEARAASTHSSLLITNKLFELAGTRSTAPEHGLDRLWRDARTHTLHDPVRWRLFDVGNYYVNDKVPLRRPKWAEQQQKAKAMPEGPEPVTGDLPEPRLAAGL; encoded by the coding sequence ATGAGTACAGCTAGTGGCAAACCTGCCGGCAAGCCCGATGGCCGATCCGCGGCGCAATCCGCCGTGCAATCCGCGGTACCTTCGCCCGTCACCCCGATCGGCCAGGGCCGCGTGCACGTGATCGGCGACGATGCCGAGGCGCTGGCGGTGGCCGCCGCGCTGGCGGCCGAATTCGCGCCCGGCGCCGCGCTGCGCGACCGCGAACGGCGCCTGCCCGTCGCCGAGCTGCGGCAATTGCGCCAGAGCGGGTTGTGGGGCATCACGGTGCCGCGCGAATACGGCGGCGCCGGCGTGTCCTACGCCACGCTGGCGAAAGTGTTCGCGCTGCTGTCGGCGGCGGACGGGTCGATCGGCCAGATCCCCCAGAACCATTATTTCATCCTCGAGATCATCCGCCACGAGGGCAGCGAAGCGCAGAAACGCTTCTTCTTCGAGCGCGTGCTGGCCGGCGACCATTTCGGCAACGCGCTGGTGGAACCGGAAGTGCGCAAGCCGGAAGACCGCAAGGTGAGCCTGTCGCGCGATGGCGAAGGCTACCGGGTCGACGTGCGCAAGTACTATTCGACCGGCGCGCTGTTCGCCGACTGGGTGCCGGTGGCCGTGGCCGACGCGGAAAAACATCATTTCCTGGCGATCTACCCGCGCAACGCCGAAGGCCTGCGCATCGTCGACGACTGGGCCTCGTTCGGCCAGCGCACCACGGCCAGCGGCACGGTGATCGTCGACAACGCGTATTTGAAACCGGAGTGGCTGGTGCCGCACACGATCAACGCCGACCACGTCAAGCCCGTCGGCCCCGCCGGGCAGATCATGCACGCGGCGATCGATACCGGCATCGCCCGCGCCGCGTTCGAGGCGACCATCGCGTTCATCCGCAGGCGCAATCCGAAACAGGACGACGACGCGGTGTGGGAAGAAGACCAGCTGAGCATCCGCGATATCGGCGACCTGGCCGTGGCGCTGCACGGCACCGAAGCGTTGCTGGAGCGTGCCGGCCATGCGATCGACAGGGCCTATGCGACAAATCTGGCCGATGACTGGACCCGCGCCGCGGTCGCCGTCTCCGAGGCGCGCGCCGCCAGCACGCACAGCTCGCTATTGATCACGAATAAACTGTTCGAGCTGGCCGGCACCCGCTCCACCGCGCCCGAACATGGACTGGACCGCCTGTGGCGCGATGCGCGCACGCACACGCTCCACGACCCGGTGCGCTGGCGGCTGTTCGACGTGGGCAATTACTACGTCAACGACAAGGTACCGCTGCGGCGGCCGAAATGGGCCGAGCAGCAGCAGAAGGCCAAGGCAATGCCGGAAGGACCCGAACCCGTGACCGGCGACCTGCCGGAACCGCGCCTGGCGGCCGGACTGTGA
- a CDS encoding ABC transporter substrate-binding protein: protein MAFSNPVFTALPDPGRRQMLRLGGAALAGGMLPGLAAGEAETPVRGGTLVAIAHPEPSTLATHINGANPISLVTSKIYDRLFTEGNDYELLPRLALSVDTSKDGLDWTIRLRKGVRWHDGHPFDSGDVKFSIDKIWPIYHSNVTNVIEKVTAPDAHTIVLRLKQKWPILIRHLGVSAGQILPQHLYEGTDIITNPYNNKPVGTGPFRFKEWQRGSHIVLERNPDYYMPGLPHLDRIVWKVINDSASRAAALETGAAHYAARNPVTFSDAARLRQRPDLVIDTKQYEPNSYWLEFNLRDPVIGKLAVRQAIAHAIDRAALVKTVWGGYGAPLDAPVPSGVAEYFTKDVPKYPFDPKRAEQLLDQAGFPRKAGGWRFKLTHDFIPFGDDYRRTGEYVRQALRRVGIDASLGGKDLSTWTRDVFTNRNFQVISTWGGWTRDPQNSLDIRFGARGDKRGVPWYKVSGYTNKEIDALLEPTRSGADPALRKTNYKRIQQIVQAELPVLPLLEVYFFSVLGKRVRNVDELPYQTRNNFANVWLAKA from the coding sequence ATGGCATTCTCCAATCCCGTGTTCACCGCATTGCCCGATCCCGGCCGCCGGCAGATGCTGCGCCTCGGCGGCGCCGCGCTGGCCGGCGGCATGTTGCCGGGCCTGGCCGCCGGCGAGGCGGAAACTCCGGTACGCGGCGGCACGCTCGTCGCGATCGCGCACCCGGAACCGTCCACGCTGGCCACGCACATCAACGGCGCCAACCCGATTTCGCTGGTCACGTCGAAGATCTACGACCGGCTGTTCACCGAAGGGAACGACTACGAACTGCTGCCGCGCCTGGCGCTGAGCGTGGACACGTCGAAGGATGGCCTGGACTGGACGATCAGGTTGCGCAAGGGCGTGCGCTGGCACGACGGCCACCCGTTCGATTCCGGCGACGTGAAGTTCTCGATCGACAAGATCTGGCCCATCTACCACAGCAATGTGACCAATGTGATCGAAAAGGTCACCGCGCCGGACGCGCACACGATCGTGCTGCGCCTCAAGCAGAAATGGCCGATCCTGATCCGCCACCTGGGCGTGAGCGCCGGCCAGATCCTGCCGCAGCACCTGTACGAAGGCACGGATATCATCACGAACCCGTACAACAACAAGCCGGTGGGCACCGGGCCGTTCCGTTTCAAGGAATGGCAGCGCGGCAGTCACATCGTGCTGGAGCGCAATCCGGACTATTACATGCCCGGCCTGCCGCACCTGGACCGCATCGTGTGGAAAGTCATCAACGATTCGGCCAGCCGCGCCGCCGCGCTGGAAACGGGCGCCGCCCACTACGCCGCGCGCAACCCGGTCACGTTCAGCGACGCGGCCCGGCTGCGCCAGCGCCCCGACCTGGTGATCGACACGAAGCAGTACGAACCGAATTCGTACTGGCTCGAATTCAACCTGCGCGATCCGGTGATCGGCAAGCTGGCGGTGCGCCAGGCGATCGCCCATGCGATCGACCGCGCCGCGCTCGTGAAGACGGTGTGGGGCGGCTACGGCGCGCCGCTCGATGCGCCGGTGCCGTCCGGCGTGGCCGAGTATTTCACGAAGGATGTGCCGAAATACCCGTTCGATCCGAAACGCGCCGAGCAATTGCTGGACCAGGCGGGCTTTCCCCGCAAGGCCGGCGGCTGGCGTTTCAAGCTGACGCACGACTTCATCCCCTTCGGCGACGATTACCGCCGCACCGGCGAATACGTGCGGCAGGCCCTGCGGCGCGTGGGCATCGACGCGTCGCTGGGCGGAAAAGACCTGTCGACTTGGACGCGCGACGTGTTCACGAACCGCAATTTCCAGGTGATCAGTACCTGGGGTGGCTGGACGCGCGATCCGCAGAACAGCCTGGATATCCGCTTCGGCGCGCGCGGCGACAAGCGCGGCGTGCCGTGGTACAAGGTTTCCGGTTACACCAACAAGGAAATCGACGCGCTGCTGGAACCCACGCGCTCCGGCGCCGACCCGGCGCTGCGCAAGACCAACTACAAGCGTATCCAGCAGATCGTGCAGGCCGAATTGCCGGTGCTGCCGCTGCTCGAAGTGTATTTTTTCTCGGTATTGGGCAAGCGCGTACGCAATGTCGACGAGCTGCCGTACCAGACCCGCAACAATTTCGCCAACGTGTGGCTGGCAAAAGCATAG
- a CDS encoding aldo/keto reductase produces MSDYNILGRSGLRVSPLCLGTMMFGGVTNEADARAIIDDAHEHGINFIDTADVYNGGESERVVGRAIAARRDKWVLATKVGNKTGDWPNEAGLSRRRVFHAAEQSLARLGTDYIDIYYLHRPDPLTPLEETLRALGDLLAQGKIRYYGLSNFQAWQISDAVHLARQLGIPAPVVTQPYYNAANRMPEVEHLPAAAHHGLGVVPYSPLARGVLTGKYRPGAAPEEGSRIARNDPRALQTEWRPESLALAQAIGEEARARGISTAEFAFAWVLNNRHVTSVIGGPRTLAQWQNYRAALDYRFTADDEALFDRLVPPGHPSTPGYTDPAYPVTGRVPGA; encoded by the coding sequence ATGAGCGACTACAACATTCTCGGGCGCAGCGGGCTGCGCGTTTCCCCACTGTGCCTCGGCACGATGATGTTCGGCGGCGTGACGAATGAAGCCGACGCGCGCGCCATCATCGACGACGCGCATGAACACGGCATCAATTTCATCGACACGGCGGACGTGTACAACGGCGGCGAGTCGGAGCGCGTGGTGGGCCGCGCGATCGCCGCCCGGCGCGACAAGTGGGTGCTGGCGACCAAGGTCGGCAACAAGACCGGCGACTGGCCGAACGAAGCGGGCCTGTCGCGCCGCCGCGTGTTCCACGCCGCGGAGCAGAGCCTGGCCCGCCTGGGCACCGACTACATCGATATCTATTACCTGCACCGGCCGGACCCGCTGACGCCGCTCGAAGAAACGCTGCGCGCGCTGGGCGACCTGCTCGCCCAGGGCAAGATCCGCTACTACGGGCTGTCGAACTTCCAGGCCTGGCAGATTTCGGATGCCGTGCACCTGGCCCGCCAGCTCGGCATCCCGGCGCCGGTCGTCACCCAGCCTTACTACAACGCGGCGAACCGCATGCCCGAAGTGGAGCACCTGCCGGCCGCGGCGCACCACGGCCTGGGCGTGGTGCCCTACAGCCCGCTCGCGCGTGGCGTGCTGACCGGCAAATACCGCCCCGGCGCGGCGCCGGAGGAGGGCAGCCGGATCGCCCGCAACGATCCGCGCGCATTGCAGACGGAATGGCGGCCGGAATCGCTGGCGCTGGCCCAGGCCATCGGCGAGGAAGCGCGGGCGCGCGGCATCTCCACCGCGGAGTTCGCGTTTGCGTGGGTGCTGAACAACCGGCACGTCACCTCGGTGATCGGCGGCCCGCGCACGCTGGCGCAGTGGCAGAACTACCGCGCCGCGCTGGACTACCGCTTCACCGCCGACGACGAGGCGCTGTTCGACCGGCTGGTGCCTCCCGGCCACCCCAGCACGCCCGGCTACACCGACCCCGCCTACCCGGTGACGGGCCGGGTGCCGGGGGCATGA